From the genome of bacterium:
TTATGCGATTCTGCATTTCTTTTTTCCCTGCAGTATCGGAACAATATACTCCGGTCATCATTGTACTTGCTCTGGTCGGAATTATTTATGGTGCGCTTGTGGCCATGGTGCAGCCCGACGCGAAAAAATTAATCGCCTATTCCTCCGTAAGCCATTTGGGGTTTGTAATGCTGGGCATTTATTCTATGAATATTCAGTCTTGGCAGGGCGCCATGTTGATCATGGTCGGACACGGTATTTCCACCAGCGCGCTTTTCCTTATGGTCGGTTTATTGTATGACCGGCGTCATACGCGTTTGATAGAGGAGTTTGGAGGCCTTTGGAAAGTCATGCCGGTATTTTCAGTGATATTCATGGTCGTATGTTTATCGTCTCTTGGCTTGCCGGGAACGAACGGATTTGTAGGCGAATTTCTTGTTTTGATCGGCTCATTCAATTCATCATTGGATCACGCAAGACTTTACGCGACGATCGCCATGCTGGGCGTGATACTCGGGGCCGTTTATCTGCTTTGGATGTACCAGCGCATTGCGTTCGGCGAAATCAAAAACGAAAAGAACAAGTCACTTAAAGATTTGTCTCTGCGTGAATACGCCTTACTGATCCCGTTTGTACTGCTGATTTTCTGGTTCGGCGTATATCCTAAAACACTGACCGACAAAACCGAAGCCACGATGCAGAAAAATCTGAAGTCGTACAAAACTGCGATTGAAAATGCCAAGACGACGTCCCCCGGCAACGAAATGAAAAAAAACGTAAACAATCTGCAAGTTAAATGATTTTCAAATGGTGGTGAATTTCAGGCTCCATTGTTCAACGCTCATTCTGCTTTTGTTCATTCCGTCGCCATTGCCGGCTTCTGATCGTTCGGGTTTTATAGAGTCTTCAGACAGCGTAAGAATTTATTATGAATGTGACGGGCATGGCGAACCTTTGGTTCTCATCGCCGGCGGGCCCGGAGATTCACACACCTATTTTAAACCGTATTTCAATAAACTAGCCAAAAAATATACCATAATATATTTTGACGCCCGCGGCCGCGGCCGTTCGACTAAACCGTCCAACGGGTCTTACAGTGTAGACAAGGACGTGGAAGACCTTGAAAATCTGCGAAGCAAGTTGGGCTACTCTAAACTTAATATCTTTGGCCACTCGTACGGCGGTATAGTTGCAGAAAGTTATGCTCTTACTTATCCGGACAAAGTCGGGCGGCTTATACTGTGTAACACCTTTCACAGCGCCGACGGATGGCAGGACAATATTGACAACTGCAATCGCCACATCCAGCAGAGTTATCCGGGCGAGTGGAAAAAACTTACGGGTCTGCGTCAGCGCATGACATCCAACACAAAAGAGTGGCGTGAAGCATACGATCCGTACATAACTAATCTGTATTGGTTCAGCGTTGCAAAAAGAAAGAAATATCTGGCAACCTATCAGACGTTGAGACGCGCTGAAGATGATTTTTCGGAAGATGTGTATTATGCGATTATTGGTTCGGATCCTGATTTTCAAGTCAACGGCACCATGAAGGAACTCGATCTTAGGGACCAACTAAAAACACTGCGGATACCAACTCTCATTCTAGGAGGACGCGCTGACAGAATTGCAACGGTAAAGCAGGCAATGGAAATTCATGATTCCATTCCGCAGGCAAAAAAATATATTTTTGAAAAAAGCGGTCATTTGCCGTTCGTTGAACAGAATAAAAAGTTCATTCATACGCTTGAACAGTTTCTAAAATAAAACAGGACAACGCATTGCCGGAAAAACATCACATACTCTGCCCCAATTGTGCAAAGACGACCACACTTGATCAGGGCGTTTGTCCGTTTTGCCGTTATACTTTTGCTGCGGATATAAAAAAATTTATTTCCTTATATAGCGATGTCATCGACAACGGCTTAGATGTTACGTCTGACCAGATCTTGAAATTAGTGCAGGCACAGCGTTTCGAAGATGCGTCGTATCTCATTCAGACATTATTTGAAAAAGCGTATATGCATGACGCCGATTTTAGGAAAATCGCATTTGCACTTCATGACCGGCATAAAGATGCATTGGCGTTAATTTGTTCCGAAAAAGCGCTTCAGATAAACCCGCAAGACCCGTGGAATCACCACTGTGCCGCGCAGTGTTATGGCGAGGTCGGCATACTCGAGAAAGCCGTAAAATACGGACAGGAAGCCGTTCAACTTTCGCCTAACGAACCGAGACACCACACGCTGCTCGCCGATATATTTGATAAACAAAATCAGTACACTGCTTCAGCGAAAGAATATATGCATGCGATTGCTCTAAACGATATGTATGAAAAAGATTTTGACAACATCATCGACGACGCCGTCGATGTCGCCCAGGTGGAGGCGTATTATATCGAACTTCAGAATAGTTATCCAAATTCTGTGTCCATTTACCATGCTATGGGTAATCTGTATCTCGCCAAACTTCATTTTGAAAAAGCCGAGGAGTGTTACAAGAAGGCTTTGACCGTAAAACCCAACCAACCTGTTTTGCTGAATAAACTGGCAGATGTATATCAGAGGGAAAACAAAACGGATTTGGCGCTGGTCGAATATAAGAAAGCTCTCGCTATCGATGGAAAAAATATAGAAAGCTTAAGAAGCCTTGGAAAACTGTACAAGGAAAAGGGCAATTGGGCTGAAGCGCTTACCTATTTTGAGAAAATTCTAAAACTTAATTCGAGAGACAGCAACGCCGCGTATGAAACTAAGGAAATGTACCGAAAACTGAATAATTCGCAGAAAGCAATCGAGGTAATGAAAGAGTACCAGAAAGCGGATGTCAGTTATTTTAACTGGGCCATGCATCATATTTTTGAAATTCTATATTACGATCTGAAGGACGATTTACAGCTCAGCGAGCTGGTGGAAAAAACCTATCCTAACAAAGTCAACGATTCATTCGTCTACGACTACTATGGATACAGCCTGATGAACCTTGGACGAATGGAAGAAGCGGTTAAATCTTTTGAACGATTCGTTGAACTTGAACCGAAGAATGCGCGTGTCATGCGTGAATTAGGGCGGGTTTTCTGCGATCTTCAAAAATACCAGGATGCGATCGATGTATTAACGAAATCGTTTGCGATTGAAAGTAAGAATTCGTACGGATTTTATTATCTCGCGCTGGCCTATCATAAATTAGGTAAAGACGACATTGCCAAAAGGACACTGGAAGACGGAAAGCAATTCGATCCGAATTATAAATGGTTTGATGATTTGCTCTTTGAAATTGATCCGAACTATCAGTCCGCTCAGACGTCACATGAAAAGGCGGCTCAAGACACAAGTACGTCTACTTCAACGGGTGTTTTAGGTGAATCGGTCATTGCCGGTATGCCTAATTTTCTTCGCGATCTGACGCAATTGGCCGGCGAAGGTAAGATCGATAATATATTTGGGCGGGAAACGGAGTTACGTGAACTGATCGAGGTCTTGTGCCGCCGGAGTAAGGCTAATCCGCTGATCGTCGGCCAGCCCGGTGTCGGTAAAACCGTGCTGGTCAATGGTTTGGCGCATCTTCTCGCCAAAGGAGAAGTGCCCGATATTCTCAGGCAATACCGATTACTGGAACTTGAAGTATTTGCCGTCGTGGCCGGCACGCGTTACGTAGGAACGCTTGAACAAAAATTTATGCAGCTGGCGCAATTTTGTCGCTCCAATAAAGTGATCATTTTTATCGATGAGCTGCACACCATGATGGGAGCGGGTTCATACAGTTCACATGAAACGGGCGGGCTTGATGAAATGTTCAAACCGTTGATGACCCAGCCGGATTTTAAATTAATCGGCGCGACCACGGAT
Proteins encoded in this window:
- a CDS encoding alpha/beta fold hydrolase, with translation MVVNFRLHCSTLILLLFIPSPLPASDRSGFIESSDSVRIYYECDGHGEPLVLIAGGPGDSHTYFKPYFNKLAKKYTIIYFDARGRGRSTKPSNGSYSVDKDVEDLENLRSKLGYSKLNIFGHSYGGIVAESYALTYPDKVGRLILCNTFHSADGWQDNIDNCNRHIQQSYPGEWKKLTGLRQRMTSNTKEWREAYDPYITNLYWFSVAKRKKYLATYQTLRRAEDDFSEDVYYAIIGSDPDFQVNGTMKELDLRDQLKTLRIPTLILGGRADRIATVKQAMEIHDSIPQAKKYIFEKSGHLPFVEQNKKFIHTLEQFLK
- a CDS encoding AAA domain-containing protein encodes the protein MPEKHHILCPNCAKTTTLDQGVCPFCRYTFAADIKKFISLYSDVIDNGLDVTSDQILKLVQAQRFEDASYLIQTLFEKAYMHDADFRKIAFALHDRHKDALALICSEKALQINPQDPWNHHCAAQCYGEVGILEKAVKYGQEAVQLSPNEPRHHTLLADIFDKQNQYTASAKEYMHAIALNDMYEKDFDNIIDDAVDVAQVEAYYIELQNSYPNSVSIYHAMGNLYLAKLHFEKAEECYKKALTVKPNQPVLLNKLADVYQRENKTDLALVEYKKALAIDGKNIESLRSLGKLYKEKGNWAEALTYFEKILKLNSRDSNAAYETKEMYRKLNNSQKAIEVMKEYQKADVSYFNWAMHHIFEILYYDLKDDLQLSELVEKTYPNKVNDSFVYDYYGYSLMNLGRMEEAVKSFERFVELEPKNARVMRELGRVFCDLQKYQDAIDVLTKSFAIESKNSYGFYYLALAYHKLGKDDIAKRTLEDGKQFDPNYKWFDDLLFEIDPNYQSAQTSHEKAAQDTSTSTSTGVLGESVIAGMPNFLRDLTQLAGEGKIDNIFGRETELRELIEVLCRRSKANPLIVGQPGVGKTVLVNGLAHLLAKGEVPDILRQYRLLELEVFAVVAGTRYVGTLEQKFMQLAQFCRSNKVIIFIDELHTMMGAGSYSSHETGGLDEMFKPLMTQPDFKLIGATTDEEYQKNIAKSGAFDRRFTRITVFEPGKDETMKIIESLRGKLEPFYHVTISERMLRTVVDLSEKYVKNRFFPDKACDILERSAIKASLARPHNSLETLAVGEKHIVQAVSQVTRIPESNIQIEAMGGMASLEDRLRSRVIGQEDAVVKVAEVVRMTKSGLDINPDRPDGVFLFVGPTGVGKTELAKALAEALEGSEKRLVRIDMSEYNDQYALSKLIGTAPGFVGYEDEGRLTKAVREDPSAVILLDEIEKAHPKIYEAFLQVFDDGRMTDGKGQTISFSHSTIVMTSNLGAEHIYGKVKLGFTGGNVDENAEIKEAITESLRKHFTPEFLNRVDETIFFKSLDENVLQLIARQKIEMIIKRFEEKEIRIHIDDEVVGLCVRNLDIRREGARGLNRSMEETISRPLSRVMIENPTCRAYTIKRHENEVLILRGA